A single uncultured Acetobacterium sp. DNA region contains:
- a CDS encoding GNAT family N-acetyltransferase, which yields MSVEVKQGLTFRIAEEKDVRLILYFIKELASYEKMLDQVVATEALLTEWLFQKKTAEVIFAELGRTEIGFALYFHNFSTFLGQAGLYLEDLYVLPAYRGNGYGKAILNHLAQIAVERGCGRLEWWCLDWNQPSIDFYLSLGAKAMDEWTVYRITGDTLLKMASEN from the coding sequence ATGAGTGTTGAAGTAAAACAGGGGTTAACCTTCAGAATAGCAGAAGAAAAGGATGTACGTCTCATTCTTTATTTCATAAAAGAACTGGCCAGCTATGAAAAAATGCTTGATCAGGTTGTCGCGACAGAAGCATTGCTTACAGAATGGTTGTTTCAAAAGAAAACAGCTGAGGTTATTTTTGCAGAGCTCGGCCGAACAGAAATTGGTTTTGCATTATACTTCCATAATTTTTCAACGTTTCTGGGACAGGCCGGGCTTTATCTGGAAGATTTATATGTTTTGCCAGCGTATCGGGGCAATGGTTATGGAAAAGCGATTTTAAACCATCTTGCCCAAATCGCTGTTGAACGGGGCTGTGGTCGTCTGGAATGGTGGTGTCTTGATTGGAATCAACCAAGTATTGATTTTTACCTTTCGCTTGGAGCAAAAGCAATGGATGAATGGACGGTTTACCGGATTACTGGGGATACCTTATTAAAAATGGCAAGTGAGAATTAG
- a CDS encoding cobalamin-dependent protein (Presence of a B(12) (cobalamin)-binding domain implies dependence on cobalamin itself, in one of its several forms, or in some unusual lineages, dependence on a cobalamin-like analog.), whose amino-acid sequence MLDLRILTQSVGDLEEAKVMDLLDDFITENPSELEVREAIAACQSGMALVGNHFEKGDYFVADLIFAGELLTEAINRLKPILSEHESMTSGTIVLGTVYGDLHDIGKNIFKIMSEAAGFKVIDMGIDVDPDDFVEKAKSCMPSIIGMSGILTMSIDSMKATITALRAADITARIIIGGHPLTAEVCQLIGADGYTTNAAEGVKICQRWMAG is encoded by the coding sequence GTGCTGGATTTAAGAATTTTAACACAGTCTGTTGGTGATTTGGAAGAAGCAAAGGTTATGGATCTGCTCGATGATTTTATTACGGAGAATCCATCTGAATTGGAAGTTCGAGAAGCCATAGCAGCCTGTCAAAGTGGTATGGCCCTGGTTGGGAATCACTTTGAAAAAGGGGACTATTTTGTCGCCGATCTGATTTTTGCCGGTGAATTATTGACTGAAGCCATCAATCGGCTAAAACCAATTTTAAGCGAGCATGAATCCATGACCTCTGGAACAATTGTCCTGGGGACAGTTTATGGAGATCTTCACGATATCGGCAAAAACATCTTTAAAATCATGTCAGAAGCAGCTGGTTTTAAGGTCATTGATATGGGAATCGATGTTGACCCTGACGATTTTGTTGAAAAAGCAAAAAGCTGTATGCCATCAATTATTGGAATGAGTGGGATTCTGACGATGTCCATTGATTCAATGAAAGCCACTATTACCGCATTAAGAGCTGCCGACATCACCGCCAGAATAATTATTGGCGGACATCCTTTGACGGCAGAAGTCTGCCAACTCATTGGTGCTGACGGATATACCACAAACGCGGCTGAAGGTGTGAAAATATGTCAGCGTTGGATGGCAGGTTGA